TTCCGTTCGGAAACATCCTCATCTTCCAGGGCTTTGATCTCCCAGTAGGGGGTAATGGTTAATCGGTCATCTTTGAAAACAAGATAGTGGGCGGGTGGGAGTTTGAGGATGTTTTCAAATCCCGTATAGGGGGAAATTTGAAACCGTGTAGGAGTATGAAGGGCATAATAATCCGGCCTTTTTTCCACCAGAGAGGAAGCCAGGATAGCTTTGATCTCGGAGGCAAAAATGAAGGTTTTATCTTTATGGTAATAGTAAAATGGCTTAATCCCCATTCGATCCCGGGCGGCAAATAATTTTCGTGAACGGGTATCATAGATGGCAAAGGCAAACATCCCGTTGAATTTTTCCAGGCATTTTTCTCCCCAGGCTTCATAGGCTTTCAGAATGACCTCGGTATCACTCTGGGACTTGAACCTGTATCCTTTGTTTAGCAACTCTTTTCTAATTTCCCGGTAGTTGTAAACCTCCCCGTTGTAGGTAATCCACAGATTACCGGAGTCATTGGACATGGGTTGATGGCCCAGCGGCGAGAGATCCAGAATACTTAATCGCCGATGTCCTATTCCGGTTCTGAGATCATCCCACCATTGGATACCTTCATCATCGGGCCCCCGATGTTGCTGGATATAAACCATGCGGCGCAGGGCCTCGTAATTTCCTCCGTGAATGATACCTGCTATGCCACACATACGGGATCTAAGACGGTTTTGAAGATCTGGATTGCCTTTTCCAGAATACGCCGGGGGGTGTAACACGCCTCGTATCTTTTTCTTCCGGCCTTTCCCATTTGGGTGAGAAGTTTCGGGTTCTTCAGGAGAAACAAAATAGCTTCTGCAAGTTTTTCCGGATTTTGCTTTTCTACCAGAATCCCCGTAACCCCATCGATGACCGTTTCATCAATAACCCCCACGTTTTTTGTGGAAATAACTGGACAGCCTGCGGCCATGGCCTCAAGAATTACTAAAGGCTGTCCTTCGTACCAACTGGGGAACACAAATAAATCTGTGTCGTTAAGCAGGCGGAATTTGTCCTCCGCTGCTGTTATTTGACCTAAGTATACCACGGCTCCCTTTAAAGCCTTTACAGACTCATCAAATTTACGTTGAATGGTTTCACACCTCAGGGAGGTAAAGGGATCATCTACAAACTTTCCAGCTACTTGTAAGATAAATTCTCCCGGCGCTTTTTCATTTACCATTTTAATGGCCTCAAGTAAATCGAATATTCCCCTCGATTCGTATAAGTTTCCCAAGTAAGTCAGGACTTTTTGCTGTTTATGATCGTGTTTCTGAAAATTTTGACTATCCTGAAAGACAACAAAGTTAGGAAGTACAAAGATTCTATCAGGAGGTAGCCATCCCTCGAAAATCCATCGTAATTTATCTCCCAGGACGATGGCCCCATCGCAGGCCCTTAGGGTCACATCAATGAATTTTTTAATATATCCGGGAGATTGATCGTAGAAGTTACGGAAATAACTTCCATGGAGATGGATTACTAGCCGGGTTTTAAACATTTTTCCCAGGAGTATAAAAAGCCCATCTCGTAAGTAAGCGAGGGTATTTTGGGCTATAGGAATATAAATAATCTCCGGTTTATATTTTATACAAAAATAAGCTTCCTGGACTAGGGAACTAAAGGCGGTAAAGAGATTTTTAAAATCCAATTTTCCCAGGTTATTAAGGTCATTTCTTTTATCCGATGTTTCCACGTGGAGAACTTCAAGTGCCGGACAGGTCGCCAGGGTTTCTAAAAAATCTTTAAAATAAATATTGGAGCCATGATAAGGTGGTGGGGTTGACCCGATTAATAAAATTTTCATCTTTTTAGAACCTTCAGCCCCCGAGTCTATGCCGACACTTTGATCACCGATTTGCATTTTTTCCCGTTTCTTAAGCGATTTTAATTTGTATACCATTCCCGCAAAAAACCACATAAAAAATCCATAATAGGGATTCTCTAATACAACGTTGAAAAAAGCAAATACGGTCATGGCTAAAAGGGACATGCCGGCTACTATTATGAACGGATCCTTTTCTTTCAAACTTATCCTGAGGGCCTGTCCAAAAAAGAGGACTATAAAAAATAGACCCAGGAAGCCCGTTTTGTACAAAACTGCAATAAAGCTATTATGGAATCCAATAACCGCTGCCGTCAACAGGTTCCCCGGTTTATCTGCTAACTCCAGTGGAGTGAGGGAAAACCCTTTACCCCACAATAAGTCGCCGGAATTTGTAGAAATGTCTGATAAAACCTTTTGCCAATAGGCCAGCCTTCCGGCGGCATTGGGATCATCCTTTGGGGTAAAAACAGAATACAGTCGATTATATATGGCCGACACACCCGTCAATCCGGTCTTGCCAAAATAACCAGCAGAAAGGATAAGCATTATGCTCCCCAAGCCCCCCAGGACTATGATCCTGGGAAGTCCTTTCAAAAAACGTACAGGTCTTGTTAAGACAAACATTACAGGCGTAACGGCAAAGGCTATTATAGCAGATCGATGAAAATAAAAGAGTAGTACCCAACAGAGACAGAGGATTAGCCAGATAAGGGGTCTGATCGGAGTTCGTCTTCGGCTTAAAATTTCTGAGAGAGCCCAGGAGAAAACAAAAAAGTAAACTCCAAAATTCCCAAGCCCAAGGTAGTAAATACCCGGGGTAGAAGTTATAGACCCAAAATGGATGCCGGATATACTGGTCGGTAGGTTTATAAGGGTAAGAATCCAACTGAATAGAACGGACAATTTGGCCACCTGGATAATCTTTTTAACATCCTTGCTCGACTTTAGAAAGTCACAGGTGACAAAGGCCAGGAGGATATAGAAAAACATCGTAGAATATCTCAAAGCAAAAGCATCTGGCTTTCTCACGAGATTTAGAATTCCCAGGGCCAGAATTCCGGAAACAACCGTAACCGAGAAAGGATAGACTAAAAACTTTTCTCCCCTGAGGGCCTGGGAAACCTTATAAAGGAACCATATGAAAATAAGAAGCTCGGTTGGAAGAAGAGGAATACTTCCGGGAACCAGGACATATTTAGCGAAAGTCGAACTCAACACACTGAGCAAAATAAAATAAAGCAAGAAAGAAACCCGGAAAATGGTACTCAAAGCAGTAAATAAGAGGACATAAAGTCCAGAGCTGATCGAAGATGATTTACCGATCATAGGGATATTCCCAAGACTTTACGGAAAAACAAAAGTTTTTCCCTTTCTTTAAGGCCCACATCCAGGTGGGTTATCTCCTGGCGGGGGACCCTTTGACCTTTCCAGGTATTTACGAATTGCTCTATAGCAGAGACCTGTTCTCTGGCCCCTTGAGGGGTATTGGGTAGACGGAGCAGATAAGGTACAGGTTGTGGAAAGTCCGTATCCTGATAGCCGATGATGGCCGGAATTCCATAAGCCAGGTATTCCCGGACCTTGAGGGGAGAGGCTTCATCCATCTTTTTTCGATACAGGGCTAAAGTTCCTATGGCTATATCGGATTGAGCCAGGATTTTCTCATACCGGGTACGGTTTAACAGACCATGTGCCGATAGAT
The sequence above is a segment of the Candidatus Limnocylindrales bacterium genome. Coding sequences within it:
- a CDS encoding glycosyltransferase, translated to MIGKSSSISSGLYVLLFTALSTIFRVSFLLYFILLSVLSSTFAKYVLVPGSIPLLPTELLIFIWFLYKVSQALRGEKFLVYPFSVTVVSGILALGILNLVRKPDAFALRYSTMFFYILLAFVTCDFLKSSKDVKKIIQVAKLSVLFSWILTLINLPTSISGIHFGSITSTPGIYYLGLGNFGVYFFVFSWALSEILSRRRTPIRPLIWLILCLCWVLLFYFHRSAIIAFAVTPVMFVLTRPVRFLKGLPRIIVLGGLGSIMLILSAGYFGKTGLTGVSAIYNRLYSVFTPKDDPNAAGRLAYWQKVLSDISTNSGDLLWGKGFSLTPLELADKPGNLLTAAVIGFHNSFIAVLYKTGFLGLFFIVLFFGQALRISLKEKDPFIIVAGMSLLAMTVFAFFNVVLENPYYGFFMWFFAGMVYKLKSLKKREKMQIGDQSVGIDSGAEGSKKMKILLIGSTPPPYHGSNIYFKDFLETLATCPALEVLHVETSDKRNDLNNLGKLDFKNLFTAFSSLVQEAYFCIKYKPEIIYIPIAQNTLAYLRDGLFILLGKMFKTRLVIHLHGSYFRNFYDQSPGYIKKFIDVTLRACDGAIVLGDKLRWIFEGWLPPDRIFVLPNFVVFQDSQNFQKHDHKQQKVLTYLGNLYESRGIFDLLEAIKMVNEKAPGEFILQVAGKFVDDPFTSLRCETIQRKFDESVKALKGAVVYLGQITAAEDKFRLLNDTDLFVFPSWYEGQPLVILEAMAAGCPVISTKNVGVIDETVIDGVTGILVEKQNPEKLAEAILFLLKNPKLLTQMGKAGRKRYEACYTPRRILEKAIQIFKTVLDPVCVA